Proteins encoded in a region of the Alosa sapidissima isolate fAloSap1 chromosome 19, fAloSap1.pri, whole genome shotgun sequence genome:
- the olig4 gene encoding oligodendrocyte transcription factor 4, whose product MDSDSGSIGSRSSSPELVVGSSMGSFFSNQMFQEYCRKEGSSRDSQPRMERSSGATEEHNTGAKGRSRANLSGDDLQDLRLKVNSRERKRMHDLNSAMDGLREVMPYAQGPSVRKLSKISTLMLARNYILMLSSSLEEMKKLVGDVYGGGGAQGHAARRIAHQAQTAAAPPPPHHPVSTPLSLLPLAQSLHSFGGSSAALAAATASNLHHPAAIPGQAPHSPPSAGYLGFHTSALPSLLKDPLHLASSYRHFPGMPCPCSLCQPLPVSSASLHSLTMGK is encoded by the coding sequence ATGGATTCTGACAGTGGTTCCATCGGCAGCCGTTCCTCCTCACCAGAGCTGGTGGTGGGCTCATCCATGGGCAGTTTCTTCTCCAACCAGATGTTCCAGGAGTACTGCCGCAAGGAAGGGAGCAGTCGCGACTCCCAACCCAGGATGGAGAGGAGCTCTGGGGCCACGGAGGAGCACAACACCGGGGCCAAGGGCCGCAGCCGGGCCAACCTGTCCGGGGACGACCTGCAGGATCTGCGGCTGAAGGTGAACAGCCGCGAGCGCAAGCGCATGCATGACCTGAACTCGGCCATGGACGGGCTGCGGGAGGTCATGCCTTACGCCCAGGGCCCCTCCGTCCGCAAGCTGTCCAAGATCTCCACACTGATGCTGGCCAGGAACTACATCCTCATGCTGTCCAGCTCCCTGGAGGAGATGAAGAAGCTGGTGGGGGATGTGTATGGTGGTGGGGGTGCTCAAGGCCACGCTGCACGTCGAATTGCCCACCAGGCACAGACAGCAGCtgcaccacctccaccccatcATCCGGTGTCCACCCCGCTCTCACTGCTGCCCCTGGCCCAGTCGCTGCACTCATTCGGGGGCAGCTCCGCTGCGCTTGCTGCCGCCACCGCCTCCAACCTCCATCACCCCGCGGCCATACCCGGTCAGGCTCCACACTCGCCCCCCTCGGCCGGGTACCTGGGTTTCCACACGTCGGCCCTGCCCAGCCTGCTGAAGGACCCGCTGCACCTGGCCTCCTCCTACAGGCATTTCCCCGGCATGCCCTGCCCCTGCTCGCTCTGCCAGCCTCTGCCTGTCTCCTCTGCCAGTCTGCATAGCCTCACCATGGGCAAGTGA